A window of Paenibacillus sp. 19GGS1-52 contains these coding sequences:
- a CDS encoding glycerophosphodiester phosphodiesterase family protein encodes MFIFLFSTLYAYFPSIRVKVKEIIDPAEKVYTVAHRGASGYAPENTIPAFELAIEMKADYIELDIHLTKDHIPVVIHDETVNRTTNGIGYVKNMTLEQIERFDAGSWFNEAYPMFAREKYAGTPIPTLDQVFDTFGQNIHYILEIKETTPNNNIETLLNEYITKYDVENVVAIHSFSGASLRKFHQINPAIPLYQLVWNDYTAVRVSEAYLEDLKSYAVGISPNFQGITSAYVAQVKNSGLKVMPYTVNYQVNMDKAYRWGVDGVYTNFPDRFLEVIETNRENAQW; translated from the coding sequence TTGTTTATTTTTTTATTTTCAACACTGTACGCTTATTTTCCGTCGATTCGGGTTAAAGTTAAAGAAATTATTGATCCTGCGGAAAAAGTATATACGGTTGCCCACCGCGGTGCTTCCGGATATGCTCCTGAGAACACAATACCTGCTTTCGAGCTGGCGATCGAAATGAAGGCGGATTATATTGAACTCGACATCCACTTAACAAAGGATCATATTCCTGTCGTCATTCATGATGAGACCGTTAATCGCACAACCAACGGCATAGGATATGTGAAAAATATGACTTTAGAGCAGATTGAACGGTTTGATGCGGGGTCATGGTTCAATGAGGCGTATCCGATGTTTGCCAGAGAGAAATATGCAGGCACTCCAATTCCCACACTAGATCAGGTATTCGACACTTTTGGGCAAAACATCCACTATATCCTTGAAATCAAGGAGACTACTCCAAACAATAATATTGAAACCTTATTAAACGAATATATTACAAAATATGATGTGGAGAATGTGGTGGCTATACATTCATTCAGCGGAGCCAGTTTACGAAAGTTTCATCAAATCAATCCGGCAATTCCGTTATATCAACTCGTATGGAATGATTATACCGCAGTGAGAGTCTCAGAAGCTTATCTAGAGGACTTGAAATCGTACGCAGTCGGAATCAGTCCAAACTTTCAGGGGATCACTTCGGCTTATGTGGCACAAGTGAAGAATTCCGGACTCAAGGTGATGCCATATACGGTGAATTACCAAGTCAACATGGATAAAGCTTATCGTTGGGGTGTAGATGGAGTGTATACCAATTTCCCAGACCGTTTTCTTGAAGTCATTGAAACCAACAGAGAAAACGCTCAGTGGTAA
- a CDS encoding TetR/AcrR family transcriptional regulator, protein MITIGRWSGKLFKQQIRLFDVLEGDIDMVNQEDPRVLRTRQLIRKAFRELLQTKGFDSITIKDIAHRATLNRATFYTHYEDKYTLLEEITEESFHKRIPEQVENAQEFTAEICNELILMTHRYIVDFYQICRMDSKSIATLVDEKIKKMLQQIIECIFLKENNYNMENRNQTKIMASMTSSAIYGAAYEWLMVGDDNRTDLLVDIVRPYVMNGLTSNQEYRKMRTTEW, encoded by the coding sequence ATGATTACAATCGGCAGATGGAGTGGAAAGCTGTTTAAACAACAGATTAGGTTATTTGATGTTTTAGAAGGGGATATTGATATGGTAAATCAGGAAGATCCAAGAGTTTTGCGCACACGACAGCTAATTAGGAAAGCATTCAGAGAATTGTTGCAGACTAAAGGATTTGATTCAATAACCATAAAAGATATCGCACATAGAGCTACCCTTAACCGTGCAACTTTTTATACTCATTATGAAGATAAATATACTTTGCTGGAAGAAATTACAGAGGAGTCTTTTCACAAGAGGATTCCTGAACAAGTAGAGAATGCGCAGGAGTTTACGGCTGAAATATGTAACGAGTTGATCTTGATGACACACCGCTACATCGTAGATTTTTACCAGATATGCAGAATGGATTCCAAATCGATTGCAACACTTGTGGATGAGAAGATAAAGAAAATGCTGCAGCAAATCATAGAATGTATATTTTTGAAAGAGAATAACTACAATATGGAAAACCGTAACCAAACAAAGATCATGGCGTCCATGACAAGCTCAGCGATCTATGGCGCTGCATATGAATGGTTAATGGTTGGAGATGACAATCGAACCGATTTACTTGTAGACATTGTTCGTCCCTATGTGATGAACGGTCTGACTTCCAATCAGGAATATAGAAAAATGAGGACGACTGAATGGTGA
- a CDS encoding 2-dehydropantoate 2-reductase N-terminal domain-containing protein: MNLRQTRLLIFGAGVIGSLYALRFAQSGLDVTLLARGKRLDALQRNGLQYNENRTIKQISIRTIEKLANDDIYDFIFVPVRYDQAETALSAIKNNQSKTIITLTNTMGYDSWLEIVGDRLLPGFPGAGGDIKEDILYAQFGSKTFFGEINGQTTERVKELAKIFKTADLPFEIQKDIQAFHVSHAALAAVNKHFYTNYGMVDIVTARSESILSKVAADIKQNIRLVEQAGISVIPPETKSMGEWPEQDIIAHYRQMLSNDFIIDVKLGNHAVSAKAEILLLDEVFHKKLS, encoded by the coding sequence TTGAACTTAAGACAAACTAGACTTTTGATATTTGGGGCCGGTGTGATTGGCAGCTTGTACGCACTCAGATTTGCACAGTCGGGACTTGATGTCACATTGCTGGCCCGAGGAAAGAGACTGGATGCACTTCAAAGGAACGGACTGCAATACAACGAGAATAGAACGATAAAGCAAATATCAATCAGGACGATAGAAAAGCTTGCCAACGACGATATCTATGATTTCATCTTTGTTCCTGTACGATATGATCAGGCTGAAACTGCCCTGTCTGCGATCAAGAATAATCAGAGCAAAACAATAATCACCTTGACCAACACCATGGGTTATGACTCCTGGCTTGAAATTGTGGGTGATCGGTTACTACCAGGATTCCCAGGTGCAGGTGGAGACATCAAAGAAGACATTTTATATGCCCAATTCGGTTCCAAAACCTTCTTTGGTGAAATAAATGGCCAAACGACCGAAAGAGTGAAAGAGCTTGCCAAAATATTTAAAACAGCGGATTTGCCTTTTGAAATACAGAAAGACATTCAAGCCTTCCATGTTTCGCATGCTGCGCTCGCTGCCGTCAACAAGCATTTCTATACGAATTACGGAATGGTGGATATTGTGACAGCAAGAAGTGAAAGCATTCTAAGCAAGGTCGCCGCAGATATTAAACAAAATATTCGCTTGGTAGAACAAGCTGGAATCTCTGTAATCCCGCCCGAAACGAAGTCAATGGGAGAATGGCCTGAGCAAGATATTATAGCCCATTACCGCCAGATGCTAAGCAATGACTTTATCATTGATGTTAAGCTTGGAAATCATGCAGTTAGCGCAAAAGCAGAAATACTGTTATTGGATGAGGTGTTTCATAAAAAGCTATCTTGA
- a CDS encoding alpha/beta hydrolase yields MSEQKSRSRHLIDQEIISAIDLIPTTDLTETTLIESRKSQSQMMPHIDVTQLFPVTFEEKSVPSYFGGPDIRIEIIKPKQSKYKKMPLYYWIHGGGMVLGSPVFDRPGNASLAAQHGFCCVSVYYRLAPEHVQPSQLQDCYSALKWCIEHAEELGIDTLKVALAGGSAGGGLAAGLALYIRDQKEFDIHHLRLLRPMLDDRTSIAPDHPYAGEFIWTKQSNYFGWKSILGLEPGQDGVSEYYVPARAQSLAGLPATYINIGTVDLFIDESLLFAKQLVFDGVLVELHVYPGYHHLSAMFPEAHFSSEGAESSEHALLKALQLL; encoded by the coding sequence ATGAGTGAGCAAAAAAGCAGAAGTAGACATCTGATTGATCAAGAAATTATTAGTGCCATTGATTTAATCCCAACAACCGATTTAACCGAAACAACCCTAATAGAATCTCGAAAGAGTCAATCACAAATGATGCCGCATATAGATGTAACGCAGCTGTTCCCTGTAACATTTGAAGAAAAGAGTGTGCCAAGTTATTTTGGTGGTCCAGATATTCGAATTGAAATCATTAAGCCCAAACAATCCAAATATAAAAAGATGCCTCTATATTATTGGATTCACGGTGGCGGGATGGTATTAGGAAGTCCAGTTTTTGATCGTCCAGGTAATGCGTCACTTGCTGCTCAACATGGTTTTTGTTGCGTATCAGTATATTATCGCCTTGCACCTGAGCATGTTCAGCCAAGTCAGTTACAAGATTGCTATTCGGCCCTGAAATGGTGTATTGAACATGCGGAGGAATTAGGGATAGATACTCTGAAAGTTGCCCTTGCAGGTGGAAGCGCTGGCGGTGGATTAGCAGCTGGGTTAGCTCTTTACATCCGTGACCAGAAGGAATTCGACATCCATCATCTAAGACTATTGAGACCCATGCTTGATGACCGTACAAGTATAGCGCCAGATCATCCTTATGCAGGCGAATTTATTTGGACAAAGCAAAGTAATTATTTTGGCTGGAAATCTATATTAGGGCTTGAACCAGGTCAGGATGGCGTGAGTGAGTATTACGTGCCTGCACGTGCACAGTCATTGGCCGGGTTACCAGCCACTTATATTAATATAGGTACCGTTGATTTATTCATAGATGAATCTTTATTATTTGCAAAACAGCTGGTTTTTGATGGTGTCTTGGTAGAATTACATGTATATCCAGGGTACCATCATCTGTCGGCAATGTTTCCAGAGGCACATTTTTCAAGTGAAGGCGCCGAATCTAGTGAACACGCCTTACTAAAAGCTCTGCAGTTACTTTGA
- a CDS encoding CD3324 family protein yields the protein MKYTNAANVLPEELILEIQKYIQGETLYIPKQESEYKNWGSLSGGRQLLDQRNEAIRDAFNSTSSIEQLAKKHFLSIDTIKKIVYSHKK from the coding sequence TTGAAATATACGAATGCAGCAAATGTTTTACCTGAAGAGCTAATTCTGGAAATCCAAAAATATATTCAAGGTGAGACGCTTTATATTCCTAAACAGGAGTCAGAGTATAAGAATTGGGGAAGCTTGAGTGGCGGGAGACAGTTGCTGGATCAACGTAATGAGGCTATCAGAGATGCTTTTAATAGCACTAGTAGTATTGAGCAACTAGCCAAGAAACATTTCCTCTCCATCGATACCATTAAGAAAATTGTTTATTCACATAAAAAGTAA
- a CDS encoding beta-galactosidase gives MKSAQRIIFYDPTFPGSLHPEAVEGLSGQLAEQADPGENGTLSIWADAEMLAASLEQAGSGDCLLYLHAPFFPKAAWIAILAFLRRGGGLVSIGGAPFKRPVQKLDGRWHIEAEQTAFHQQIHIHEALLVNGRYTADCLASEELPFCSGQQTLWNNCEAWNLVPHVTRASDLPEQMGSAGPMDTVIKSLIMGTNSEGSPVSAPVVLWEHMRGEFQGGRWILAGRPQDKSLEQQEWREALLSWTAFAARGATELWIKPNYASYETDDQAVLTMHTQRIGGSAGRTTLEEWKIELEVEAQDGQGPGYSTSLNTEVTYELNLIRIRVPLALKPGLYSVRCRAVSPEGEVHVLRQGFWGHDEALLCKGEFVMCGRDYFTRNGSTLPVVGTTYMASDVSRKFLFLPNVDLWNRDMQAIAASGMNWLRTGIWTAYRHIMQIDGHASEEVLRAIDAFLMTAKRHGLQTTFTFFSFTPETWEGSNPYLDPRSIEAQKRFIRSIVSRHRLTSYVDWDLINEPSMFDPRRIFASGPRSAQDPYEAKAFQEWLLRRHGNMECLQEVWGMPASVLPAIGSVQLPEPEHINFEIAEIQESKHSSPWLDYCLFSMDMLAAWAKEMVQTIKQLAPRQIVTVGQDEALGAQRPSPFFYQEAVDYTTIHPWWLNDALLWSGIFAKTADKPNLAQEVGIMYVETPDGRAKRSEEELAALLERKFAYSFATGGAGAIQWIWNTNYYMNNTNESHIGALRADGTQKPEAGILQDFAQFMQRISHLMGDRELEQTAIVFPYSNDFSNRKLAYDATTVLSRLLGYRLRLPFRAASEYHLDDLVRNPAQLILLPSPHSLANEAFEQLIAIAEQQGSVLVVTGPLQLDEYWRPGGRLKRLLGQTELRNVRREEFLRLGEERFSVSFSGTRIAELWKEIITVVTEDGALSANVLPVNHFDVGYRGPGDAPVHLALGRGKLIWCPLPLELNDREEPLLAFYNMAAEIAGIMPELEWKIGGEIPGIYGRKLGYANGALFIFVSEYAWECPIEVRDPRNGTSYRFLLGAERSILFATDPLGTLLETYRPKETEIIVF, from the coding sequence ATGAAGAGCGCACAAAGGATTATTTTTTATGACCCCACATTTCCCGGTAGTCTTCATCCAGAAGCCGTGGAAGGATTGTCTGGGCAACTAGCTGAGCAAGCTGATCCGGGCGAAAACGGAACGCTGTCTATTTGGGCTGATGCCGAGATGCTGGCCGCCAGTTTGGAGCAGGCTGGAAGCGGAGATTGCCTGTTGTACTTGCATGCACCGTTTTTCCCAAAGGCAGCCTGGATAGCTATTCTTGCTTTTTTGAGGAGAGGTGGGGGACTGGTCAGTATAGGTGGGGCTCCATTTAAGCGACCTGTGCAAAAACTGGACGGGAGATGGCATATTGAGGCTGAGCAGACGGCGTTTCACCAGCAGATTCATATCCATGAGGCGCTGCTGGTGAATGGGAGATATACGGCGGATTGTCTGGCGAGCGAGGAGCTTCCGTTTTGCTCTGGACAGCAAACGTTATGGAATAACTGCGAGGCCTGGAATCTAGTCCCCCATGTAACTCGGGCAAGCGACTTGCCTGAACAGATGGGGTCCGCCGGACCCATGGATACGGTTATCAAATCCTTAATCATGGGAACTAACTCTGAGGGGAGCCCTGTCTCGGCGCCCGTGGTGTTATGGGAACATATGAGAGGGGAGTTTCAGGGAGGCCGCTGGATTCTAGCCGGCCGGCCACAGGATAAGTCTCTTGAACAACAGGAATGGAGAGAAGCCCTGTTGTCTTGGACTGCTTTTGCTGCAAGGGGGGCAACAGAGCTCTGGATCAAACCTAATTACGCCTCGTATGAGACGGACGATCAGGCTGTGCTGACTATGCATACTCAGCGAATTGGCGGCAGTGCCGGGCGGACGACTCTGGAGGAATGGAAGATCGAGCTTGAGGTAGAGGCTCAAGACGGGCAAGGTCCGGGCTATTCGACGTCATTGAATACAGAAGTAACGTATGAATTGAATCTGATACGCATTCGTGTGCCACTGGCGCTGAAACCGGGGTTATATAGCGTACGCTGCAGGGCAGTCTCTCCAGAAGGAGAGGTCCACGTCTTGCGCCAGGGCTTTTGGGGTCATGATGAGGCGCTTCTATGCAAAGGTGAGTTCGTTATGTGCGGAAGAGACTATTTTACCCGGAACGGCAGCACTCTTCCAGTAGTAGGCACAACCTATATGGCTTCGGATGTATCGCGTAAATTTTTATTTCTGCCCAACGTCGATCTCTGGAACCGGGATATGCAAGCCATAGCGGCAAGCGGAATGAATTGGCTCAGGACCGGTATTTGGACGGCGTACCGCCACATTATGCAGATAGATGGGCATGCATCCGAAGAGGTGCTAAGAGCTATAGATGCTTTTCTGATGACAGCGAAGCGTCATGGATTACAAACCACCTTTACTTTCTTCTCCTTCACACCTGAAACCTGGGAAGGAAGCAACCCCTATCTGGACCCTCGAAGCATTGAAGCGCAAAAGAGATTTATCCGCTCTATTGTCTCGCGTCACCGTCTTACTTCATATGTGGATTGGGATCTGATCAACGAGCCGTCGATGTTTGATCCGCGGCGGATTTTTGCAAGTGGTCCCCGTTCAGCACAAGATCCTTATGAAGCAAAAGCATTTCAGGAATGGTTGCTGCGCAGACATGGAAATATGGAGTGTTTGCAGGAGGTATGGGGGATGCCAGCCAGCGTTTTGCCAGCTATCGGGAGTGTACAGCTACCAGAACCAGAGCATATAAATTTTGAGATTGCTGAAATTCAGGAGAGCAAGCACAGCTCACCATGGCTGGATTACTGCCTATTCTCCATGGATATGCTTGCTGCTTGGGCCAAGGAAATGGTGCAGACCATCAAGCAACTGGCTCCGCGCCAGATCGTGACGGTTGGTCAGGATGAGGCACTAGGCGCTCAGCGCCCTTCGCCGTTTTTTTATCAGGAGGCTGTAGATTACACTACTATTCATCCCTGGTGGCTGAACGATGCCCTGCTATGGAGTGGCATATTTGCCAAAACAGCGGATAAGCCTAATCTTGCGCAGGAAGTTGGAATTATGTATGTGGAAACACCCGATGGGCGCGCTAAACGGAGCGAGGAAGAACTGGCTGCTCTACTGGAGCGAAAATTCGCTTATTCCTTTGCCACTGGAGGAGCGGGAGCTATTCAATGGATATGGAATACGAATTATTATATGAATAACACCAATGAATCCCATATTGGTGCGCTTCGTGCGGATGGCACGCAGAAACCGGAAGCTGGTATACTTCAGGATTTCGCACAGTTTATGCAGCGGATTAGCCATCTTATGGGTGACCGCGAACTGGAGCAAACCGCCATTGTTTTTCCTTACTCTAATGATTTTTCTAACCGCAAGTTGGCCTATGATGCGACCACAGTGCTGTCCCGGTTGCTAGGCTACCGATTGAGATTGCCATTTCGAGCAGCTTCCGAATATCATTTGGACGATCTGGTACGGAATCCGGCACAGCTGATTCTACTCCCAAGTCCGCATAGTCTTGCCAATGAGGCCTTTGAACAGTTAATCGCTATTGCGGAGCAGCAGGGCTCTGTCCTGGTTGTCACGGGACCTCTTCAACTGGATGAATATTGGCGGCCAGGTGGTAGACTGAAGCGGCTGCTGGGTCAGACCGAGCTGAGAAACGTGCGGCGTGAGGAATTTTTGCGGCTTGGAGAGGAGAGATTCTCAGTTTCCTTCAGTGGTACACGAATTGCAGAGCTCTGGAAAGAAATAATAACGGTAGTAACAGAAGATGGTGCTCTTTCGGCAAATGTCCTGCCCGTAAATCACTTTGATGTGGGTTACCGGGGGCCTGGCGATGCTCCCGTTCATTTGGCGCTTGGTAGAGGTAAGCTGATCTGGTGTCCGCTACCTTTAGAGCTGAATGACCGGGAAGAGCCTCTTCTTGCCTTTTACAATATGGCAGCAGAGATTGCTGGAATTATGCCGGAACTGGAATGGAAGATCGGAGGCGAGATACCTGGTATATATGGCCGGAAATTGGGCTATGCCAACGGGGCCCTCTTCATCTTTGTCTCCGAGTATGCCTGGGAGTGTCCGATTGAAGTCCGTGATCCGCGGAATGGGACCAGCTATCGTTTTCTGCTTGGTGCAGAGCGTTCCATTTTGTTTGCCACTGACCCACTTGGAACTTTACTGGAGACATACCGGCCCAAGGAAACTGAAATCATAGTTTTCTAA
- a CDS encoding glycoside hydrolase family 125 protein: MEQFRLPKVPLPKLVLPQAVQEVLAEAEEKLAHRPKLLQLFRNCYPNTLATTTKLMDDGTTFVITGDIPASWLRDSVEQIIHYVPIANNDLDLKRIISGLIKRHIQYIHIDPYANAFNESANDWHWNATDITEISPWVWERKFEIDSLCFVVRLAYTYWQETGVTDFFDAEFKSALRIIMDLFKREQHHFEQSPYRFTRNNGIPGDSLRNSGLGMPVNYTGMIWSGFRPSDDACDFHYNIPGNMFAVVALRQMQEFAEWIFRDTNLQAELKELEIEVDSGIKLYGIYRHPQFGSIYAYETDGFGNYCLMDDAGTPGLISIPYLGYVTADDPIYQNTRRFALSKENPFYYEGTAAKGIGSPHTPQNYIWHMALSMQGITAQSVEEKLELVALLENTDADTGFMHEGFHADDPSVFTRSWFAWSNSLFSQLVYRMMKDGLL; encoded by the coding sequence TTGGAACAATTCAGATTACCTAAAGTTCCGCTGCCGAAACTGGTGCTGCCTCAAGCTGTACAGGAGGTACTGGCCGAAGCTGAAGAGAAGCTGGCTCACCGTCCAAAGCTGTTGCAGCTGTTCAGGAACTGTTATCCCAATACGCTTGCGACGACTACGAAGCTGATGGATGATGGTACCACCTTTGTGATTACCGGCGACATTCCGGCTTCCTGGCTACGAGATTCGGTAGAACAGATCATTCATTATGTACCCATAGCCAACAATGACCTTGATCTTAAGCGTATCATCAGCGGACTGATCAAACGCCATATTCAGTACATCCATATTGATCCTTACGCCAATGCCTTTAATGAATCGGCTAATGATTGGCACTGGAACGCCACGGATATCACCGAGATTTCCCCTTGGGTCTGGGAGCGTAAGTTCGAAATTGATTCCCTGTGCTTTGTTGTGCGGCTGGCGTATACCTACTGGCAGGAAACCGGAGTTACCGATTTCTTCGATGCCGAATTCAAATCTGCACTGCGCATCATTATGGATCTGTTCAAAAGAGAGCAGCATCACTTTGAGCAGTCGCCTTACCGCTTCACTCGCAATAATGGCATTCCTGGGGACTCGCTGCGCAATAGTGGACTTGGCATGCCAGTGAACTATACAGGAATGATCTGGTCCGGATTCCGTCCCAGCGATGATGCCTGCGATTTCCACTACAACATTCCCGGTAATATGTTTGCCGTTGTAGCCTTGCGGCAGATGCAGGAATTTGCAGAGTGGATATTCCGTGATACGAACTTGCAGGCCGAGCTGAAAGAGCTGGAAATTGAGGTCGATTCCGGGATCAAGCTGTACGGGATTTATCGTCATCCCCAGTTTGGATCCATCTATGCCTACGAGACAGATGGCTTCGGCAATTACTGCCTGATGGATGATGCCGGAACCCCCGGACTGATCTCCATTCCGTACCTTGGTTATGTGACGGCGGATGATCCGATCTATCAGAACACCAGACGGTTTGCCCTAAGCAAAGAGAACCCCTTTTATTATGAAGGAACAGCGGCCAAGGGCATCGGCAGTCCGCATACACCGCAGAACTATATCTGGCATATGGCCTTGTCCATGCAGGGAATTACTGCACAGTCTGTGGAGGAAAAGCTGGAGCTGGTCGCTCTCCTAGAGAATACCGACGCGGATACCGGCTTCATGCACGAAGGTTTCCATGCTGACGATCCCTCCGTGTTCACCCGCAGCTGGTTCGCGTGGTCGAACAGCCTGTTCTCGCAGCTTGTGTACCGGATGATGAAGGATGGGCTTCTATGA